One Pseudomonas abieticivorans genomic region harbors:
- a CDS encoding glutamine synthetase family protein, whose product MSTNLDRLTDWLKEHKITEVECMIGDLTGITRGKISPTNKFIAEKGMRLPESVLLQTVTGDYVEDDIYYELLDPADIDMICRPDEHAVFLVPWAIEPTAQVIHDTYDKQGNPIELSPRNVLKKVLKLYADRGWQPIVAPEMEFYLTKRCEDPDFPLQPPIGRSGRPETGRQSFSIEAANEFDPLFEDVYDWCELQHLDLDTLIHEDGTAQMEINFRHGNALHLADQILVFKRTMREAALKHNVAATFMAKPMTGEPGSAMHLHQSIIDIETGKNIFSNEDGSMSQLFLNHVGGLQKFIPELLPLFAPNVNSFRRFLPDTSAPVNVEWGEENRTVGLRVPDAGPQNRRVENRLPGADANPYLAIAASLLCGYIGMVEGINPSAPVQGRGYERRNLRLPLTIEDALERMENCKTVEKYLGKKFIIGYVAVKRAEHENFKRVISSWEREFLLFAV is encoded by the coding sequence ATGAGCACCAACCTCGACCGGCTTACCGATTGGTTGAAAGAGCACAAGATCACCGAAGTGGAATGCATGATCGGTGACCTCACCGGCATCACGCGGGGCAAGATTTCACCGACCAACAAGTTCATCGCCGAGAAAGGCATGCGCTTGCCCGAAAGCGTTTTGTTGCAAACAGTTACCGGTGACTATGTAGAAGACGATATCTACTACGAACTGCTGGACCCGGCCGACATCGACATGATTTGCCGCCCCGACGAGCACGCGGTGTTCCTGGTGCCGTGGGCCATCGAGCCAACCGCCCAGGTGATCCACGACACCTACGACAAGCAGGGCAACCCGATCGAGCTGTCGCCGCGCAACGTGCTCAAGAAGGTACTCAAGCTCTATGCCGACCGCGGCTGGCAGCCGATCGTGGCGCCGGAGATGGAGTTCTACCTGACCAAGCGCTGCGAAGACCCCGATTTTCCCCTGCAGCCGCCGATTGGCCGCTCCGGGCGCCCGGAAACCGGCCGGCAGTCGTTCTCTATCGAAGCGGCCAACGAATTCGACCCGCTGTTCGAGGATGTCTATGACTGGTGCGAATTGCAGCACCTGGACCTGGACACGCTGATCCACGAAGACGGCACGGCGCAGATGGAGATCAATTTCCGTCACGGCAACGCGCTGCACCTGGCCGACCAGATCCTGGTGTTCAAGCGCACCATGCGCGAGGCCGCACTCAAGCACAACGTGGCCGCCACCTTCATGGCCAAGCCCATGACCGGCGAGCCTGGCAGCGCGATGCACCTGCACCAGAGCATCATCGATATCGAGACCGGCAAGAACATCTTCTCCAATGAAGACGGCAGCATGAGCCAGCTGTTCCTCAACCATGTCGGCGGCTTGCAGAAGTTCATCCCCGAGCTGCTGCCCCTGTTCGCACCCAACGTCAACTCGTTCCGCCGCTTCCTGCCTGATACCTCGGCGCCGGTGAACGTGGAGTGGGGCGAAGAGAACCGTACCGTAGGCCTGCGCGTACCGGACGCCGGGCCGCAGAACCGCCGCGTCGAAAACCGCCTGCCCGGCGCCGACGCCAACCCTTACCTGGCCATTGCCGCGAGCCTGTTGTGCGGCTACATCGGCATGGTCGAGGGCATCAACCCCAGCGCCCCCGTGCAAGGCCGTGGCTATGAGCGGCGCAACCTGCGCCTGCCGCTGACCATCGAAGATGCCTTGGAGCGCATGGAAAACTGCAAGACAGTCGAGAAGTACCTGGGCAAGAAATTCATCATCGGCTACGTCGCGGTCAAACGCGCCGAGCACGAGAACTTCAAACGCGTCATCAGCTCCTGGGAACGGGAGTTCCTGCTGTTCGCGGTCTGA
- a CDS encoding aspartate aminotransferase family protein, protein MSVKNSQTLQWQALSNEHHLAPFSDYKQLKQNGPRIITKAKGVHLWDSEGNKILDGMAGLWCVAVGYGRDELADVAAKQMRELPYYNLFFQTAHPPALELAKEITTLAPAGMSHVFFTGSGSEGNDTVLRMVRHYWAVKGQPQKKVIISRINGYHGSTVAGASLGGMVGMHEQGDLPIPGIVHIPQPYWFGEGGEMSPDDFGVWAAEQLEKKILEVGEDNVAAFIAEPIQGAGGVIIPPDSYWPKVKEILAKYDILFVADEVICGFGRTGEWFGSDYYDLKPDLMTIAKGLTSGYIPMGGVIVRDEVVKVLNEGGDFNHGFTYSGHPVAAAVGLENIRILRDEKIIERVKAETAPYLQKRLRELNDHPLVGEVRGLGLLGAIELVKDKATRTRYEGRGVGMICRQFCFDNGLIMRAVGDTMIIAPSLVITHEEIDELITKARKCLDLTLQALNS, encoded by the coding sequence ATGAGCGTCAAGAATTCGCAAACCCTGCAGTGGCAAGCCCTGAGCAACGAGCACCACCTGGCGCCGTTCAGCGACTACAAGCAGCTCAAGCAAAACGGCCCGCGCATCATCACCAAGGCCAAGGGCGTGCACCTGTGGGACAGCGAAGGCAACAAGATCCTCGACGGCATGGCCGGGCTCTGGTGCGTGGCCGTGGGCTATGGTCGCGATGAATTGGCTGACGTGGCCGCCAAGCAGATGCGCGAGCTGCCGTACTACAACCTGTTTTTCCAGACCGCCCACCCGCCGGCGCTGGAACTGGCCAAGGAAATCACCACCTTGGCGCCGGCCGGCATGAGCCACGTGTTCTTCACCGGCTCCGGCTCCGAAGGCAACGACACGGTGCTGCGCATGGTCCGCCACTACTGGGCGGTAAAGGGCCAGCCGCAAAAGAAAGTCATCATCAGCCGTATCAACGGTTACCACGGCTCCACCGTGGCCGGCGCCAGCCTGGGCGGCATGGTGGGCATGCACGAGCAGGGCGACCTGCCGATCCCTGGCATCGTCCACATCCCGCAACCGTACTGGTTCGGTGAAGGCGGCGAGATGAGCCCGGACGACTTCGGCGTGTGGGCGGCCGAACAGTTGGAGAAAAAGATTCTGGAAGTGGGCGAGGACAACGTTGCCGCTTTCATTGCCGAGCCGATCCAGGGCGCGGGCGGCGTGATTATCCCGCCCGATAGCTACTGGCCGAAGGTCAAGGAAATCCTGGCCAAGTACGACATTCTGTTCGTCGCCGACGAAGTGATTTGTGGCTTCGGCCGCACCGGCGAATGGTTCGGCAGCGATTATTACGACCTCAAGCCCGACCTGATGACCATCGCCAAGGGCCTGACCTCCGGTTACATCCCCATGGGCGGCGTGATCGTACGTGACGAAGTGGTCAAGGTGCTTAACGAGGGCGGCGATTTCAACCACGGCTTCACCTATTCCGGCCATCCGGTGGCGGCTGCGGTGGGCCTGGAAAACATCCGTATCCTGCGCGACGAAAAAATTATCGAGCGAGTGAAAGCAGAAACGGCACCGTATTTGCAGAAACGTCTGCGTGAGCTGAACGATCATCCGTTGGTGGGTGAAGTTCGCGGCCTGGGGCTGTTGGGCGCCATTGAACTGGTGAAAGACAAGGCCACGCGTACGCGTTACGAAGGGCGGGGCGTTGGCATGATTTGCCGGCAGTTCTGCTTCGACAATGGCCTGATCATGCGTGCCGTGGGCGACACTATGATCATCGCACCGTCGCTGGTGATCACTCATGAGGAGATCGATGAGCTGATCACCAAGGCGCGCAAATGCCTGGACCTGACGTTGCAGGCTTTGAACAGCTAA
- a CDS encoding polyamine ABC transporter substrate-binding protein, translating to MKLFGKTLLAMSLMGVMAGVVHADDKVLHVYNWSDYIAPDTIKDFEKESGIKVVYDVFDSNETLEAKLLAGKSGYDIVVPSNNFLAKQIKAGVYLELDKSKLSNYGNLNKDLLKAVSISDPNNAHAFPYMWGTIGIGYNPEKVKAALGADAPVNSWDLVFKPENAAKLKGCGISFLDSPTEMIPAALHYLGYPTDSQDKKQLAEAQALFLKVRPSIAYFHSSKYISDLANGNICVAVGYSGDIHQAAARAKEAGDKVHVSYSIPKEGAGSFYDMVAIPKDAENVEGAYKFMNFLLQPKVMADITDAVGFPNGNEASTPLVNKDITSDPGVYPPKDVLAKLYAIADLPAATQRILTRSWTTIKSGK from the coding sequence ATGAAGCTATTTGGCAAGACCCTCCTCGCCATGTCCCTGATGGGTGTGATGGCCGGTGTTGTTCACGCAGACGACAAAGTGCTGCACGTCTACAACTGGTCCGATTACATCGCGCCAGACACTATCAAGGATTTCGAGAAGGAATCGGGGATCAAGGTCGTCTATGACGTCTTTGACAGCAACGAAACCCTGGAAGCCAAATTGCTCGCCGGCAAGTCGGGCTATGACATCGTGGTGCCGTCCAACAACTTCCTGGCCAAGCAGATCAAGGCCGGCGTTTACCTGGAGCTGGACAAGTCCAAGCTGAGCAACTACGGCAACCTGAACAAAGACCTGCTCAAGGCTGTGTCGATCAGCGACCCGAACAATGCGCACGCTTTCCCCTACATGTGGGGCACCATCGGTATCGGCTACAACCCAGAGAAGGTCAAGGCCGCCCTGGGCGCCGATGCACCGGTCAACTCGTGGGACCTGGTATTCAAGCCGGAAAACGCTGCCAAGCTGAAAGGCTGTGGCATCAGCTTCCTCGACTCGCCAACCGAGATGATCCCGGCCGCGCTGCATTACCTGGGCTACCCCACCGATTCGCAAGACAAGAAGCAATTGGCCGAAGCCCAGGCGTTGTTCCTGAAAGTGCGTCCTTCGATCGCCTACTTCCACTCCTCCAAGTACATCTCGGACCTTGCCAACGGCAACATCTGTGTGGCCGTGGGTTACTCGGGTGACATCCACCAAGCCGCTGCCCGCGCCAAGGAAGCCGGTGACAAGGTGCACGTCAGCTACAGCATTCCGAAAGAAGGTGCTGGCAGCTTCTACGACATGGTCGCCATCCCTAAAGATGCCGAAAACGTCGAAGGCGCCTACAAGTTCATGAACTTCCTGCTGCAGCCAAAAGTGATGGCCGACATCACCGACGCCGTGGGCTTCCCGAACGGCAACGAAGCTTCGACGCCGCTCGTGAACAAGGACATCACCAGCGACCCAGGCGTGTACCCGCCCAAAGACGTGCTGGCCAAGCTGTACGCGATCGCCGACTTGCCGGCCGCGACCCAGCGCATCCTGACCCGCAGCTGGACCACCATCAAATCGGGCAAATAA
- a CDS encoding polyamine ABC transporter substrate-binding protein, with protein sequence MSHSFFRKAMLAGASLTLALSVQAAPTVHIYNWSDYIGATTLNDFEKATGIKPVYDVFDSNETLEGKLLAGHTGYDVVVPSNHFLGKQIKAGAFQKLDRSQLPNFVNLDPALLKRLEKNDPGNQYAVPYLWGTNGIGYNPEKVKAALGVDTIDSWAVLFEPENMKKLSKCGVAFLDSPDEMLPAVLNYMGLSPNSQNPEDYKKAEAKLLKVRPYITYFHSSKYITDLANGDICVAAGFSGDVFQARSRAEEAGKGVEVAYAIPKEGGNLWFDMLAIPSDAPNVKQAHAFINYLLKPEVIAQVSDSVGYANPNPKAGALMDQKVRTDEAVYPPQAVLDKLYVNAELPPKVQRLMTRSWTKIKSGK encoded by the coding sequence TTGTCACATTCTTTTTTTCGCAAGGCCATGCTGGCGGGTGCAAGTCTGACACTGGCGCTGAGCGTCCAGGCAGCACCCACCGTGCATATTTATAATTGGTCTGACTACATCGGCGCGACCACGCTGAATGATTTCGAAAAAGCCACCGGCATCAAGCCGGTGTATGACGTGTTCGACTCCAACGAAACCCTGGAAGGCAAGTTGCTGGCCGGCCACACCGGCTATGACGTGGTGGTGCCGTCCAACCACTTCCTGGGCAAGCAGATCAAGGCCGGGGCCTTCCAGAAGCTCGATCGTTCGCAGTTGCCCAACTTCGTCAACCTGGACCCGGCCCTGCTCAAGCGCCTGGAAAAGAATGACCCGGGCAACCAGTACGCCGTGCCGTACCTGTGGGGTACCAACGGCATCGGCTACAACCCAGAGAAGGTCAAGGCAGCGCTGGGTGTCGACACGATCGATTCCTGGGCCGTGCTGTTCGAACCCGAGAACATGAAAAAGCTCAGCAAGTGCGGTGTCGCCTTTCTCGACTCGCCCGATGAGATGTTGCCAGCGGTGCTGAACTACATGGGCCTGAGCCCCAACAGCCAGAACCCCGAGGATTACAAGAAGGCCGAGGCCAAGTTGCTCAAGGTTCGCCCTTACATCACCTATTTCCACTCATCCAAATACATCACCGACCTTGCCAACGGCGACATCTGCGTGGCCGCGGGCTTCTCCGGCGATGTGTTCCAGGCGCGCTCGCGCGCTGAAGAGGCCGGCAAGGGCGTGGAGGTGGCTTACGCCATCCCCAAGGAGGGCGGCAACCTGTGGTTCGACATGCTGGCGATCCCCTCGGATGCACCGAACGTCAAGCAAGCGCACGCCTTCATCAACTATTTGCTGAAACCTGAAGTGATTGCGCAGGTCAGTGATTCAGTCGGCTATGCCAACCCCAACCCAAAGGCTGGCGCCCTGATGGACCAGAAAGTACGCACCGACGAAGCGGTGTACCCGCCGCAGGCGGTGCTGGACAAGCTATACGTGAATGCCGAGTTGCCACCCAAGGTGCAACGTTTGATGACCCGTAGCTGGACGAAAATCAAGTCGGGCAAATAA
- the potA gene encoding polyamine ABC transporter ATP-binding protein, with protein MAVASGAYKKALEGDQQPKQVLVKIDRVTKKFDETIAVDDVSLQINKGEIFALLGGSGSGKSTLLRMLAGFERPTEGRIFLDGVDITDMPPYERPINMMFQSYALFPHMTVAQNIAFGLQQDKIPKAEVDARVAEMLKLVQMSQYAKRKPHQLSGGQRQRVALARSLAKRPKLLLLDEPMGALDKKLRSQMQLELVEIIERVGVTCVMVTHDQEEAMTMAQRIAIMHLGWIAQIGSPIDIYETPTSRLVCEFIGNVNLFDGRVVDDAEGHALIESPELERNIYVGHGVSTSVEDKSVTYAIRPEKLLVTTEQPSGEYNWSRGKVHDIAYLGGHSVFYVELPCGKLVQSFVANAERRGARPTWDDQVYVWWEDDSGVVLRS; from the coding sequence ATGGCAGTTGCCTCCGGTGCCTATAAGAAAGCCCTCGAGGGCGACCAGCAACCTAAACAGGTGCTGGTCAAAATCGACCGGGTCACGAAGAAGTTCGACGAGACGATTGCCGTGGACGACGTGTCCCTGCAAATCAACAAGGGCGAGATCTTTGCCCTGCTCGGCGGCTCCGGCTCGGGTAAATCCACCTTGCTGCGCATGCTGGCCGGTTTCGAGCGGCCGACCGAAGGGCGCATCTTCCTCGATGGCGTGGACATCACCGACATGCCGCCCTACGAGCGGCCGATCAACATGATGTTCCAGAGTTACGCGCTGTTCCCGCACATGACCGTTGCGCAGAACATCGCCTTCGGCCTGCAGCAGGACAAGATACCGAAAGCGGAAGTGGACGCGCGCGTGGCCGAAATGCTCAAGCTGGTACAGATGAGCCAATACGCCAAGCGCAAGCCGCACCAGTTGTCTGGTGGCCAGCGCCAGCGCGTGGCGTTGGCCCGTTCGCTGGCCAAGCGGCCGAAACTGTTGCTGCTCGACGAACCAATGGGTGCCCTGGACAAGAAGCTGCGCTCGCAGATGCAGCTTGAGCTGGTGGAAATCATCGAGCGCGTGGGGGTTACCTGCGTGATGGTGACTCACGACCAGGAAGAGGCCATGACCATGGCCCAGCGCATCGCGATCATGCACCTGGGCTGGATCGCCCAGATCGGCAGCCCGATCGACATCTACGAAACCCCGACCAGCCGCCTGGTCTGCGAATTCATCGGCAACGTCAACCTGTTCGATGGCCGCGTGGTGGATGACGCCGAAGGCCACGCGCTGATCGAGAGCCCGGAGTTGGAGCGCAACATCTACGTGGGCCATGGGGTCAGCACGTCGGTGGAAGACAAGTCGGTGACTTACGCCATCCGCCCGGAAAAACTGCTGGTGACCACCGAGCAGCCGAGCGGCGAATACAACTGGTCGCGTGGCAAGGTGCATGACATCGCCTACCTGGGCGGCCATTCGGTGTTCTACGTGGAACTGCCCTGCGGCAAGCTGGTGCAGTCGTTCGTGGCCAACGCCGAGCGCCGTGGCGCACGCCCTACCTGGGACGACCAGGTGTACGTGTGGTGGGAAGACGACAGCGGCGTGGTACTTCGCTCATGA
- a CDS encoding ABC transporter permease subunit: MNMRKLKRAINRITPGGRQAVIGVPFLWLFLFFLLPFFIVLKISFAEADVAIPPYTEIASFVDQKLQVLLNLGNYAMLGDDELYISAYLGSLKMAFFSTLLCLGIGYPMAYAIARAKKEVQTVLLLLIMMPTWTAILIRVYAWMSILGNGENGLLNSFLLSIGVISEPLHILNTNIAVYIGVVYSYLPFMILPLFANLVKHDQSLLEAASDLGSSTFNSFWKITVPLSKNGIIAGCMLVFIPVVGEFVIPELLGGPETLMIGRVLWQEFFNNRDWPVASALAVVMLAILIVPILLFNRSQAKEMEGKA; the protein is encoded by the coding sequence ATGAACATGCGCAAGCTCAAGCGAGCCATCAACCGAATAACCCCCGGGGGGCGCCAGGCAGTGATCGGCGTGCCGTTCCTGTGGCTGTTCCTGTTTTTCCTGCTGCCGTTCTTCATCGTGCTGAAGATCAGCTTCGCCGAAGCCGACGTGGCGATCCCGCCGTATACCGAGATCGCCAGCTTCGTTGACCAGAAACTGCAGGTGCTTCTGAACCTGGGCAACTACGCGATGCTCGGTGACGACGAGCTGTACATCTCGGCCTACCTGGGTTCGCTGAAGATGGCATTCTTCAGCACCTTGCTGTGCCTGGGCATCGGTTACCCGATGGCCTACGCCATTGCCCGGGCCAAGAAGGAAGTGCAGACCGTATTGCTGCTGTTGATCATGATGCCAACCTGGACCGCGATCCTGATCCGCGTATACGCCTGGATGAGCATCCTGGGCAACGGCGAGAACGGCTTGCTGAACTCGTTTCTGCTGTCGATCGGGGTGATCAGCGAGCCGCTGCACATCCTCAACACCAACATCGCGGTGTACATCGGCGTGGTCTATTCGTACCTGCCGTTCATGATTCTGCCGCTGTTCGCCAACCTGGTTAAGCACGACCAAAGCCTGCTGGAAGCTGCGTCCGACCTGGGTTCGAGCACCTTCAACAGTTTCTGGAAGATCACCGTGCCGCTGTCCAAGAACGGCATTATCGCCGGCTGCATGCTGGTGTTCATCCCGGTGGTGGGCGAGTTCGTGATTCCTGAGCTGCTGGGTGGCCCGGAAACCCTGATGATTGGCCGCGTGTTGTGGCAAGAGTTCTTCAACAACCGCGACTGGCCGGTGGCTTCTGCACTTGCAGTGGTGATGCTGGCGATCCTGATCGTGCCGATCCTGCTGTTCAACCGCAGCCAGGCCAAAGAGATGGAGGGCAAGGCATGA
- a CDS encoding ABC transporter permease subunit, with protein MKRFGFSSVMLVLGLLFIYLPMLILVIYSFNDSKLVTVWGGWSVRWYVGLLDNTQLIGSVFRSLEIACYTAIAAVILGTLAAFVLTRVAHFKGRTLFGGLVTAPLVMPEVITGLSLLLLFVAMAQMIGWPQERGIVTIWIAHTTFCAAYVAVVVSARLRELDLSIEEAAMDLGARPMKVFFLITIPMIAPSLAAGAMMSFALSLDDLVLASFVSGPGSTTLPMEVFSAVRLGVKPEINAVASLILLTVSIFTFLIWFFSRRAEERRRKAIQLAIEESAADSWKQPDARRAPAPVSV; from the coding sequence ATGAAGCGTTTTGGTTTCTCCAGCGTAATGCTGGTGCTGGGCTTGCTGTTCATCTACTTGCCCATGCTGATTCTGGTGATCTACTCGTTCAACGACTCCAAGCTGGTGACGGTGTGGGGCGGCTGGTCGGTGCGCTGGTACGTGGGCCTGCTGGACAACACCCAGTTGATTGGCTCGGTGTTCCGCTCGCTGGAAATCGCCTGCTACACGGCCATCGCCGCTGTGATCCTTGGCACCCTGGCCGCGTTCGTGCTGACCCGGGTGGCCCACTTCAAGGGCCGCACGCTGTTTGGTGGCCTGGTCACCGCGCCGTTGGTGATGCCCGAGGTGATCACCGGTCTGTCGCTGTTGCTGCTGTTCGTGGCCATGGCGCAGATGATCGGCTGGCCCCAGGAACGAGGCATCGTCACCATCTGGATTGCCCACACCACGTTCTGCGCAGCCTATGTAGCGGTAGTGGTGTCGGCACGCTTGCGCGAGCTGGACCTGTCCATCGAAGAGGCGGCCATGGACCTGGGCGCACGGCCGATGAAGGTGTTCTTCCTGATCACCATCCCGATGATCGCGCCGTCGCTGGCGGCGGGTGCGATGATGTCGTTTGCCCTGTCGCTGGATGACCTGGTGTTGGCCAGCTTCGTGTCGGGGCCGGGTTCCACCACGCTGCCGATGGAAGTGTTCTCCGCCGTGCGCTTGGGCGTGAAACCGGAAATCAACGCCGTGGCGAGTTTGATCCTGCTGACCGTGTCGATCTTCACCTTCCTGATCTGGTTCTTCAGCCGCCGTGCCGAAGAGCGTCGTCGCAAGGCGATCCAGCTGGCGATCGAGGAAAGTGCTGCCGACTCGTGGAAGCAACCGGACGCGCGTCGCGCTCCGGCGCCGGTTTCGGTGTAA
- a CDS encoding penicillin acylase family protein, whose amino-acid sequence MKRPLTALAVIIAAVAAGGAWYVHSKQPQRSGEVTLQHLQQPVSIRYDARGVPHIKAQNQTDMYRALGYAQAQDRLFQMELMRRLANGELAEVLGAKLVDTDKLFRSLRIRDQAKVLVARQDPQSPAWQALQAYLDGINQFQDSHPAPMEFDVLGIAKRPFTAEDTFSVAGYMAYSFAAAFRSEPTLTFIRDKLGADYLKIFDLDWHPQGVLPLADADWKSLGAVAKVSQQALEEAGLPQFEGSNAWVVSGSRTRSGKPLLAGDPHIRYSVPAVWYEAELSAPGFELYGFHQALNPFASLGHNMDFGWSLTMFQNDDVDLIAEKVNPANPDQVWYHGQWVDLLKTEQTIAVKKAEPVKLTLRQSPHGPIINDALGKVAPATPIAMWWSFLASENPILQGFYEVNRADTLAKMRSAAEKIQSPGLNLVWANAAGDIGWWAAAQLPVRPQGVNPAFILDGSTPDADKNGFYPFSANPQEENPARGFIVSANFQPQSPTGMAIPGYYNLADRGQQLFKQLNDPGVKWDTQNSQALQLGTTTGYGQRTLAPLIPVLREVVSDPAEKALVEQLAQWQGDYPLGSRNATIFSEFLYDLTYAAMHDELGDDLFDALLSTRALDAALPRLAADANSPWWDDHVTQTHESRADTVKLAWRTSIDHLKAVLGNDPANWQWGKAHTLTHGHPLGMQKPLDKIFNVGPFAAPGGHEVPNNISARLGPAPWPASYGPSTRRLVDFADVAHALTINPVGQSGVPFDRHFDDQAKAYVAGEYQRALIGEGVEAVSTLVLTPVSR is encoded by the coding sequence ATGAAACGCCCCCTTACCGCCCTTGCCGTGATCATCGCCGCGGTCGCCGCCGGCGGCGCCTGGTACGTGCACAGCAAACAGCCGCAACGCAGCGGCGAAGTGACCCTGCAGCATTTGCAGCAACCGGTCAGCATCCGCTACGACGCCCGTGGCGTGCCGCATATCAAGGCGCAAAACCAAACCGACATGTACCGCGCCCTGGGCTATGCGCAGGCCCAGGACCGGCTGTTCCAGATGGAGCTGATGCGCCGCCTGGCCAACGGCGAGTTGGCCGAAGTGCTGGGCGCCAAGCTGGTGGACACCGACAAGCTGTTCCGCAGCCTGCGCATCCGTGACCAGGCGAAAGTGCTGGTGGCCCGGCAAGACCCGCAGTCACCTGCCTGGCAGGCCCTGCAAGCGTACCTGGACGGCATCAACCAGTTTCAGGATTCCCACCCTGCCCCCATGGAGTTCGACGTGCTGGGCATTGCCAAGCGGCCGTTCACCGCCGAGGACACCTTCAGCGTGGCCGGGTACATGGCCTACAGCTTTGCCGCAGCGTTTCGCTCCGAGCCAACGCTGACGTTCATACGCGACAAGCTGGGCGCCGACTATCTGAAAATCTTCGACCTGGACTGGCACCCGCAGGGCGTGTTGCCCCTGGCCGATGCCGACTGGAAGAGCCTGGGCGCGGTGGCCAAGGTCAGCCAGCAAGCGCTGGAGGAAGCCGGGCTGCCGCAGTTCGAGGGCAGCAATGCCTGGGTGGTGTCGGGTAGCCGCACCCGCAGCGGCAAGCCATTGCTGGCCGGTGACCCGCATATCCGCTATTCGGTGCCAGCCGTGTGGTACGAGGCCGAACTGTCGGCGCCGGGTTTCGAGCTGTATGGCTTTCATCAGGCGCTCAACCCGTTCGCCTCGCTGGGCCACAACATGGATTTCGGCTGGAGCCTGACCATGTTCCAGAACGACGACGTGGACTTGATTGCCGAGAAGGTCAACCCGGCCAACCCCGACCAGGTCTGGTACCACGGCCAGTGGGTAGACCTACTCAAGACCGAGCAAACCATCGCGGTGAAAAAGGCCGAGCCGGTCAAGCTCACCCTGCGCCAGTCGCCCCATGGCCCGATCATCAACGATGCCTTGGGCAAAGTCGCCCCGGCCACCCCCATCGCCATGTGGTGGTCGTTCCTGGCCTCCGAGAACCCGATCCTGCAGGGCTTCTACGAGGTAAACCGCGCCGACACCCTGGCGAAGATGCGCAGCGCCGCCGAGAAAATCCAGTCACCGGGCCTCAACCTGGTCTGGGCCAATGCCGCCGGGGACATCGGCTGGTGGGCAGCAGCCCAACTGCCAGTGCGCCCACAAGGGGTGAACCCTGCCTTCATTCTCGACGGCAGTACGCCTGATGCCGACAAGAACGGCTTCTACCCCTTCAGCGCCAACCCCCAGGAAGAGAACCCGGCACGCGGCTTTATCGTCTCGGCCAACTTCCAGCCACAGTCGCCTACCGGCATGGCCATCCCCGGTTATTACAACCTGGCCGACCGCGGCCAGCAGTTGTTCAAGCAACTGAACGACCCGGGCGTCAAGTGGGACACCCAGAACAGCCAGGCGCTGCAACTGGGCACCACCACCGGCTACGGCCAGCGCACCCTGGCACCGCTGATCCCGGTATTGCGCGAAGTGGTCAGTGACCCGGCCGAAAAAGCCCTGGTCGAGCAATTGGCGCAATGGCAAGGTGACTACCCGCTGGGCTCGCGCAACGCGACGATCTTCAGCGAGTTCCTCTACGACCTGACCTACGCGGCCATGCATGACGAATTGGGCGACGACTTGTTCGACGCCCTGCTCTCGACCCGCGCCCTGGACGCAGCCCTGCCGCGCCTGGCCGCCGACGCCAACTCACCCTGGTGGGACGACCACGTCACCCAAACCCACGAAAGCCGCGCCGACACCGTGAAACTGGCGTGGCGAACCAGCATCGATCACCTCAAGGCCGTGCTGGGCAACGACCCGGCCAACTGGCAATGGGGCAAGGCGCACACCCTGACCCACGGCCACCCGCTGGGCATGCAAAAGCCGCTGGACAAGATCTTCAACGTTGGCCCCTTCGCCGCGCCCGGTGGCCATGAGGTGCCGAACAACATCTCCGCACGCCTGGGGCCTGCGCCTTGGCCAGCCAGCTATGGGCCGTCGACCCGACGGTTGGTGGATTTTGCCGACGTGGCGCATGCGCTGACAATCAACCCGGTAGGGCAAAGCGGCGTACCGTTTGATCGGCATTTTGATGATCAGGCCAAGGCCTATGTGGCGGGGGAGTACCAGCGGGCGTTGATTGGCGAGGGGGTGGAGGCGGTCAGCACGTTGGTATTGACGCCCGTATCGCGCTGA